Part of the Serinus canaria isolate serCan28SL12 chromosome 1, serCan2020, whole genome shotgun sequence genome is shown below.
gctgggcttggctATGTCTTGGATACTGGACGGAGCAGTGGCAGTCACCAGGAAGTTGACTGTGGCAGTTGTGGCCAGGGGAGGTCTGCCATTGTCTGTCACAGTGAGGATGACCTTGAATAGCTGTCCCAGCTCTTCAGAGAGGTCACCTCTCAGCACAATGTCCCCAGTACTTGGGTTGATGGTAAAGAGGTCTTGCTGGGACTCTTCCAGGAAGGCAAAGGTGAGCTCAGCATTGGCCCCATCATCTGCATCTCTAGCTTTGATTTGGGCCACCAGGGAGTCACGGGAGGTCTTGCTGGACACACCGATTTCCACAGTCCCATTGGTGAGCACTGGGTGGATGATGACAGGAGGGTTGTCATTCTGGTCCACCATTCTCACTTTGAcaacagtgctgctggagagctgcgGGGAGCCACCATCAGTGGCCTGGATCCTCAGGTCCAGCTGCTTGAGGATCTCATAGTTGAATGTCCTGAGGGCATAGATGGCCCCAGTGGCGGGGTCCACTGAGACATAGGTGGAGATGGGGGCCCCCATGACCTGTGTCTCCAGGAGCCGGTAGGTGACCTTACCATTGTGGCCAAGATCAGGGTCACGAGCCACTACTGTGGTGATATAGGCGCCCGGGGGGTTGTTCTCTGGCACGGCCACCTCGTAGAGGGGCTTGGCGAAGAGCGGCGCGTTGTCATTCTCATCGCTCACCCTCACCGTGTACTGGCGGACCGTCTTGAAGGGTGGTGAGCCCAGGTCCTCAGCCACCACGGTGAGGTTGTACTCAGGGATGCGCTCGCGGTCCAGCGCTGCCGTGGTGACGATCATGTAGCTGTCCTCGTAAGCTCGCTGCAGGGCAAAGTGGTCGTGGCCACGGAGGCTGCAGCGCACCTGCCCGTTGGCGCCCGAGTCGCGGTCCGTGGCGCTGACGAGGGCCACGAAGCTCTCAGTGGCTGCCGCCTCGCTGACGTAGGccactccagcagcactggcagcgCCACGGAGGGCGCTGATGCTGATGCGTGGAGCGTTGTCGTTGACGTCGGTGAGGCGCACGACGACGGTGCAGGTGGCAGCACGGGGGCTGGCCCCACGGTCCTGGGCACGCACGTCCAGCTCATAGGTGCGGGTGCGCTCGTAGTCCACGGCAGCCTCCAGCGTGAGGTGGCCCGAGCGCGGGTCAAGGCGGAAGAGCCGCCGTGCCTCAGGGGGCACCTGGCTGCTGAAGGCATAGATTACCTCACCATTGGGGCCCTCATCAGGGTCAGCAGCATCCAGATCgagcagcagggagccaggTGGTGCATCCTCAGGCAACTCCACCGTGACTGAGCTCTGGGCAAAGGTGGGACTGTTGTCATTGGCATCAAGAACGCGGACATgcactgtggctgtgcctgagcGTGCTGGGCTGCCACCGTCCTTGGCCACCAGCTCCAGGGTGTAGGAGGGCTGGCGCTCACGGTCCAgttcctggagcagcaccaggtCGGCACAGCGTGCCCCATCCGCCCGTGTCTGTGCCTCCACACCGAAGTGGCTGTTGAGGGAGACCTGGAAACTCTGGATGGAGTTGGAGCCCACGTCCTCGtccacagccacctccagcGGGAGGCGAGTGCCGGGTGCAGCACTCTCTGACACCTCTAGCGCCATCTGGGCATGGGGGAAGCGCGGTGCATTGTCATTGATGTCACGCACCTCCAGCTCCACGTGCACCAGGCGGTAGCGCTCCCGCCAGCAGCTCACCACGTCGAAGGCCAGGACACACTGCGGGGCTTGGCCGCACAGCCGCTCCCGGTCCAGCCCCGCTTCACCGATGCTCAGCTGCCCGTCCTCCTCCCGCACCCGCACCAGCGAACTGTTGCTAAACTGCCGCATCAGGCGAAAGCTCATCTCCCCCGGCGCCTTCACCGGCATCTCATCGGCCAGAGTACCGATCACCGTGCCCGGCGCGCCCTCCTCGTCGGTGCGATACCTCACCGTCTTGCAGCGGGACAGGGCCAGCAGGCAGGCGGCGGCCAGCAGCCGCAGGGGGCTCATGGCAGCGGCGCGGGGCTCAGCCCGACGGCGCGGTGCGGACGGAACGAGCGCAGGCTCGAGCGGGACACAACAGGATGGCTCTTACGCCGTCTGCGCCCCCCGAGCCGCCGCGCCGCCTTTCATAGACGGCGCTATGCAAATGAGCGGGTGGCGGAGCCAATGGGAGGCGGCGCagcgcgggcggcgggcggcccCCGGCGCTCCCCGGGCCCGGCCGGCCGCGGGGTCGCGGGGTGCTcgcctttgttttctttaactCTGCGGGGTCTGGGGgggttcttttcttttttttttttttccctctttcccttcccccgCACTGTCgttatttcttttcccccatttatttatttatatttttctcccttctttcctcccgctcccctctcttctctctctccgGAGGCGCGGCAGCGGAGCTGGCGCGGGGAGCACGGAATGCAGTGCGCGGCGGGGTTTGTTAATCCTGCCGACAAGTCGGGACAGGTGGCTTGGCGTGGCGTGCCGTGGCATGCCGTGCCGTAGCGTGTCGCGCCGTGTCGTGGCATGTCGCGCTGTGTCGCGGCGTGCCGCGCGGGCGGGGGCGCCGGGCGGGCGCGCATTAGCGGGGTgcgggggagcggcgggggcggcATTCAGCTGCGCCCGGAGTGGTGTGTCACTCGCGTGAGAGCCTGTGATCAGCGCCGTAAGTCGCCTTTCAGGAGGTGTCCCCGCATGCTTTAGTATGCATGTCACCGCCCGGGTTTCTTAAGCCTGGGGCACTAGCAGGcgaggaggaaaaaaagaaaaaaaaaagttccaaaTAGGATTTAGCATAAGCTTGAGGAGATTTGGAAAGGTTTCAAAGATCAGGCAGTATCAAAGGCTTATGAAGCCCTCGTTAGCTGTAGAAATATAATAGCATGGCAGGCTATCCCATTCGAGGAACCAATGTCTGTATTATTTCACTATGACAGGCTAAAGGGAGAGAAAGTTGAACAGTTTCCACAGAGGAGTTGGACTAAGTTGAATATAATGAGCAAACGCCACATGTATCCATTATGTCCCTCTATTCATTCCCAATCACTGCCATAACTCTTTGACTAAACGATGATGAGCGCTGAATTACACACAATGCCCTGCtcatattaaaatacatttaagaCCTATCCCTCCTGGTGCCCTGTTACGCCTATTcacaggattttctttttgtcctaATAGGGCCTCTCTGGGAAGCAACACCAGTCTCGTTCCAGAAGAACAAAATAACAGCATGAGGCTGAAACCTGGCACGAACCGGGGGGAACGAAACCATCTGCCCCTCAAGGCACCGAGGCCCTGCGCGGAGCGCgctgcagcctcccagccccGCAGTGCCTCAGCAGCCGTGGGGAGGGCGGCTGCCGGCCTTGGCCCGCGGGGAGAAGACCTGATGGGGAGGAAGATAGGGGTCCTGAGCGGCAActgcttctcctctcctctcctctcctctcctctcctctcctctcctctcctctcctctcctctcctctcctctcctctcctctcctctcctctcctctcctctcctctcctctcctctcctctcctctcctctcctctcctctcctcgggAACCCAAGAGACGCATTTTAAAGCAAGAGGGTGACAAACAGAATGCGATGCGGTGCGGTCCAACCTTGCGCCGGTTTCCTTTGAAAACCTGGGATAAAAGCGCTCGGTTCGGCGCGCGGAGCGCTGTCGCATCCCGGGGCTCCATCCCGGGCTGCGTGCGGGGGTGCGCGGGGCAATGCGCGGGGCGGCACGCGAGCGGGGGGTGGCGGGCTGCCCGCAGCGCCGGCTTATGGAAATGGGATTTAAATCGCGCCTCGGCCCTGGCTGCGGGGGCGCGGGGAGGGGGGCACGCTCCGCGGCAACAAAAGCTCCCCGAACGCGCGGTTTCCATACGAACAAACCTCCGCGGGGCTCTTTTCTCCCGCCCGCGGGAGCTCCGCAGGCGGccgcccggcggggcggggagctTTCGGGCCGGGCCGCCCTGAGCCGGGCCGGGGTCCGCAGCGGGCAGAGGTCCGAGGTGTAGAGACTGGGACCGGGCTTCCTGGGAACTGGGGAGCGGGCAGTGGGCAGCGGGGCGGCCCCTCGTGTTTAACAGGATTATCTTTGCCATTTCAAGTTCCATACAgcatgtaatttatttttaattaggaTTAGATCGAGCAGGGAAGGAGACCAGACctttccccccacctccccctccCCGCAAAGGCATGGCTATTCCACGAGGAGCTCTTATTCTTTACAAGAAAGCCAATCAATCGATAAACCAGGACCTGTGTTCACCTCCCACGCACTTTGCAGGAGAAAAGGGTGAAAAGGGCTGTATTTTCAATGTGTGCTCAAATATCTGAATCAGAGGGGGGGGGCTTGGAAAtcatttcctttcccatctACCCAGTCCCACTCTCACATACTTTCTATCCAAAGCCATTTTTAAGAGGGACACAGTGGGGTCTTGCTCCTCatgccttatttttttcttttttgtgtatgtgcatgttttttgttttagagTTCAAATGCACTTTCTGCCTGCTTAGGTTATTCTTTTCCAACTGTCATGactttgattttaaagaaaCCCCAATGTATCAGtctctctgccttctccccaGTAGAGCCCACCACAGAAATGTTCTGAAAGACTAGTGAAGAATCCTGTTTTACAGCTCAAAATAAACATACGGATCAGCTGCATTAAAAGCACTTCTTTGAAATATTGTGGTTAAACAGCCCAGATTGGTTGATTGCTCCATGTGGGGACATATGTTCTCGCAAACTGTGCGTATTGTTACTAATGGGGATTCTCACACCACAGCCTTTCCTTTGAATCCGAGGCACTGGTGGTTTCTTTGGAGCTGTTGCAAGGTTGTTTTAATAATTTACCAGCTCTCTTGCACTTAGTGTTGTTGCGGAGACTCAGAGCGTGCAAAGAAGGAGGTGTTTTGCGGTGTCCAGAGGTCTGATCTCTGCTGCCCAAGCTCCTTTCTGTACCTCTTTAGACACAGAAATCAAAGCTGCTCCGAGAGATGGGTgccaggcaaaggaaaaagcaaggCTTCCCCACACACCTCTGTGAACCTGGGATCTTGGGTAATGTGTTGCTCCCAAGGAGGGGGAGCACTCCCAGACCAGCAGCCTGTTGCCGATATCACTCAAATAAGTGATTGCCAGCAAATCACTCCAGgtttctctttttcagctttaaatttACTTCTTTCATCCCCCAATTCAGATCTTGGAAATAAACTTTGTGGGtgcttttctccctcccctgGCAGTTATTGCCTTACAAGGGGTGACAAAACCCCAGTACCTCATGCTGTTCTTCACTCCTCCTGCTGATCTATGACACTTAACTGCATTTTCCCATCACTTACAGCACCGTAGGTTCACATATGTCTGAAGGTGTCAAGTGTTCCCAGTGCAACAGGGTAAGGCTTCCCTCCTTGCAACAGGTGCCTGGGGTCCTGCCCAGGGATCTCTGCTCATGGAGATAAGCTTGAAGGTCTTATGTTTTAGAGGTGTGACAGAAGGCAAGGCTCCCATTGAGCTCCCATCTAGTATCTCAGGACCACATGTACCTTGAGGGAGAGTGTGCAGCTTCATGCAAGCACGGGGCAGTGTGCTTCCCTGTTGCACAATATGTGTGCGTCCCTGTTCCCAGGAGATCTTAAGGTATCAAGCCTCGGATATTGAAAGTGCCCCTCTCTGGCCCTCTCAACACAGGCTGTATAGTGAGTGCATGCCCTGGGGGTAGTGGGGTGGGACCCCTTGTAGCACAACCTCTAGGGGGGTATGACTGTCTCTCAGGAATAGCCAGGCTACCTGGGCGTGGTCTCCAGCTGGTCCTGCTCACCCACATACCAGAGGATCTGTTTGACCCTTCTCCAGACATGAAGTTGAGGTACAACATGTCCCCCTACCCCTTGTCTCTTAGCCTGCAGAGTCGTGGCATGGCCCTCCCTCCCTGGAAACTCATCTCCATGCTCAGGCCCTGCCACTTTCTTCTTGGGCATCCCCACAGCTTGGCTGCCTTGGAGTGATCTACAAAAACAAAGGAATTCCTTCTGCTTCAGGGTCTAAACAATCCCCCCTGTTTAATCATTTCTGCTGAAACTAAGGAAGTGTGGGTTAACCTGTCAAGCTCTACAAGCCCGTGCTGACCAAAACccctggaaaacaaaggagTGGAACGAAGCGGCGAAGGGTTTTGTTGCTCTCTGGCTGTTTGTGTTGAAGGGTAGCATGCAGCATTGTGCTTCTGTCTCTGGCCATGCCGGCTATAGAAGACATGCTGCAAACCTTCCCGTGAGCTGTGGGTTGGTACCAGGGTTGTAAATCATTCTGAtcatttgtttatttgcttcaaatgctgccctgcctgcatcTCCCCTCTGTGAAATGTGGGTTAGAAGAAGGAGtttgttttgcagaagaaagaaattgcaTGCCCGTACCCCCTACCCGGCAAGCTGTTTTGATTCCAcagggaatttattttttaattggattAATTTCTAGCCTCTCCCGGAGTAGCAGCTGGGGTCTTTGATACAAGAGGTTAAAACAAAGGGGCATGAAACAAAAGACCAGTTTTCTGCATTCCCCACACAGCGTGGGCCTCGTGCGAGCTGCCTGGAGGTATCCTTGGGACAGTGCATTCCTAAAGGTCTCCCCATGTTGCTCTCAGCCAGGGTCTACTGcaggttttttgggggtgtttcCTGGTCTGTATTGCTGGCATGATATTTGAATATGAGGCTTTGCCTCCTAGCCCAGCTTATGTTCCCACACAACCTTACTCCTTGGTGTCCCTTTCATTTTCCGCTCTTCCACCCATCCTCCCACTGCCCaccccttttccagctctctttaCCCTCTGCGTTTTCTGCCCAGAAGAGATAAATGAGGCTTTTAAGCTGTTAAACCAGGAGGCAGGTTCTCACATTCAGTTCTCAACTCTCTCATCTGGAGGAAGTCCCAGCTCCACCAAGGTCTGGGATATTTAGGCATTCAATTGTTATTGAATGTTGTGGAAGTTGGACATATTTTGGCTTGATTGAGGGCTTGAGGCTCTCTTAGTTTCAACCCTCAAGTCTACAGACGCTGGGTGACAGCCCAAGTCCTGCTCTTTGCCCACTAGGAGGACTGTTAGGAGATCAGAGATGCCCTTAGAAGTAACTACCTTTATTATGCACGTCCCTTCTGGCTATTTTGCCTTGGTGCCTTTGGTTTTAGGGAAAGCAGGTAGCAGAGTAGTTATTCACTCTGTCCCCAGTCTGGACCTTTAGAAGAAGTGCTTACCTTCTCCATAGCTTGAGGTCTGATCAGATCACTGGAATGTTAAAGAGGGGAGTTGCATGGCTTCTCTCCCTGGGTGTTGTGAATTGGTGTTCCTGCTCCATGGCTGCTGCTACATGCCTGGCTGGGATGTCTTTCATAGCACTTTGAAGGTGTCCGCACTGATATATTTGgctttcctccagcagctccttgtttCCTCCTGGGTCTCATTCACACTCTCCTCCTTGAAGGACTGTTTGGAATTTTAGACTCTTACAAATGATGAATGGGTGGAAGAAATACACCTCTTAGCTCCCAGAAAGATGTACAGTCCTCTGTGAATACTCATGTGTGGTGGTTGTGATGAGCTCCGCTGATTTCTCTGAGAAACAGCTCCCTGGCTATTTGGTGTGCAAAGTCCCTTTCTGCATGTCcttctgctgcccctgcccagccagtgtcacccacccagtgccacactAAACAAGTATGGCCCAGTCCCTATTCGGGCTCTGCCACCTTCCTACAGTTTCGGAGGCCCTTCCCAGTAAGATCATATCCTTATACAAGTACAAGGATAGTTACATACAAGCCAATATATTTTTACTATGCCCATAAAAAGAGCCTTCCCATTTCTCTGCTGTCTAAATGTTTTCAGTATCACCCTCCACATGTGATTTCTCACCCCCTCCACTGAGACATCTGTGGCATAGGAGGGGACATTGGGAAGCAATCCTCATTGAGGTCCTGGAAACGGAGAAGTTGCATTAGCCTGATGCCATGCTGGAGCTAATTAGCCCAATATCGCAGTGGGGTTAATAGGCTTGGGCACAGTGCCACAGCTTCTGATTCCAAGGCTGAGGGGGCCTGCAGGTTCTAGCCCTGGTCTGTTCCCGGTTGTTTCCTGGAGGATTACAGTGAGAGGCAGCACGGGGGAAGAACGTGACAGGGAATCAGGGACTCAGACATGTGCCATGACTCCCTTCCTCCATCTCgcctctccttctcccccctGCTTCCCCCCTTGTCCTCCATCTTAATCGCGCCTCAGCTTGCAAAGTCAGAGCCCCCAGCTGTGAAGGACTAAGTCTCTTCTTCTCCCAAGCTCCTAAGCGGCAGCAGGCTGTGAGCAAGAGTGTGCCTCGTGTCACTTCTGCTGAAGAGGCTGTGAGAGCAGGGCAAGAGCTCAGACACAGGCGGCTGCCGCACTtggctgcctgccagggcaggagcacacTCTGCGAGCATCCTCGCTCAGCCGGctgcttccagggctgggactctgcccagcaCCAGGTTTTATTTTGGCATAGTGAGAAGCACCCCACAGCTGAAGGATGTGGGGGGAGTG
Proteins encoded:
- the PCDH8 gene encoding protocadherin-8 isoform X2 — encoded protein: MSPLRLLAAACLLALSRCKTVRYRTDEEGAPGTVIGTLADEMPVKAPGEMSFRLMRQFSNSSLVRVREEDGQLSIGEAGLDRERLCGQAPQCVLAFDVVSCWRERYRLVHVELEVRDINDNAPRFPHAQMALEVSESAAPGTRLPLEVAVDEDVGSNSIQSFQVSLNSHFGVEAQTRADGARCADLVLLQELDRERQPSYTLELVAKDGGSPARSGTATVHVRVLDANDNSPTFAQSSVTVELPEDAPPGSLLLDLDAADPDEGPNGEVIYAFSSQVPPEARRLFRLDPRSGHLTLEAAVDYERTRTYELDVRAQDRGASPRAATCTVVVRLTDVNDNAPRISISALRGAASAAGVAYVSEAAATESFVALVSATDRDSGANGQVRCSLRGHDHFALQRAYEDSYMIVTTAALDRERIPEYNLTVVAEDLGSPPFKTVRQYTVRVSDENDNAPLFAKPLYEVAVPENNPPGAYITTVVARDPDLGHNGKVTYRLLETQVMGAPISTYVSVDPATGAIYALRTFNYEILKQLDLRIQATDGGSPQLSSSTVVKVRMVDQNDNPPVIIHPVLTNGTVEIGVSSKTSRDSLVAQIKARDADDGANAELTFAFLEESQQDLFTINPSTGDIVLRGDLSEELGQLFKVILTVTDNGRPPLATTATVNFLVTATAPSSIQDIAKPSSWEGKALQWDIPLIVIIVLAGSCTLLLVAIITIATTCNRRKKGNNIKNNTALKDQIDISHLEKGHQEEGSQRGNMFEVRTFPSKTSFTSPDPSPAAEEISTTESGSGSDSTCLYEGQKKLRGQSGEGFAATPSYNKDPAPPVAIWKGHSFNTISGREAEKFSGKDSGKGDSDFNDSDSDISGDALKKDLITHMQNGLWACTAECKILGHSDRCWSPSCGRANPHPSPYPSAPLSTFCKSTSLPRDPLRRDNFYQAQLPKTVGLQSVYEKVLHRDFDRTITLLSPPRPARLPDLQEIGVPLFPAPSTRYLGPQTETTEKA
- the PCDH8 gene encoding protocadherin-8 isoform X1, with the translated sequence MSPLRLLAAACLLALSRCKTVRYRTDEEGAPGTVIGTLADEMPVKAPGEMSFRLMRQFSNSSLVRVREEDGQLSIGEAGLDRERLCGQAPQCVLAFDVVSCWRERYRLVHVELEVRDINDNAPRFPHAQMALEVSESAAPGTRLPLEVAVDEDVGSNSIQSFQVSLNSHFGVEAQTRADGARCADLVLLQELDRERQPSYTLELVAKDGGSPARSGTATVHVRVLDANDNSPTFAQSSVTVELPEDAPPGSLLLDLDAADPDEGPNGEVIYAFSSQVPPEARRLFRLDPRSGHLTLEAAVDYERTRTYELDVRAQDRGASPRAATCTVVVRLTDVNDNAPRISISALRGAASAAGVAYVSEAAATESFVALVSATDRDSGANGQVRCSLRGHDHFALQRAYEDSYMIVTTAALDRERIPEYNLTVVAEDLGSPPFKTVRQYTVRVSDENDNAPLFAKPLYEVAVPENNPPGAYITTVVARDPDLGHNGKVTYRLLETQVMGAPISTYVSVDPATGAIYALRTFNYEILKQLDLRIQATDGGSPQLSSSTVVKVRMVDQNDNPPVIIHPVLTNGTVEIGVSSKTSRDSLVAQIKARDADDGANAELTFAFLEESQQDLFTINPSTGDIVLRGDLSEELGQLFKVILTVTDNGRPPLATTATVNFLVTATAPSSIQDIAKPSSWEGKALQWDIPLIVIIVLAGSCTLLLVAIITIATTCNRRKKGNNIKNNTALKDQIDISHLEKGHQEEGSQRGNMFEVRTFPSKTSFTSPDPSPAAEEISTTESGSGSDSTCLYEGQKKLRGQSGEQGFAATPSYNKDPAPPVAIWKGHSFNTISGREAEKFSGKDSGKGDSDFNDSDSDISGDALKKDLITHMQNGLWACTAECKILGHSDRCWSPSCGRANPHPSPYPSAPLSTFCKSTSLPRDPLRRDNFYQAQLPKTVGLQSVYEKVLHRDFDRTITLLSPPRPARLPDLQEIGVPLFPAPSTRYLGPQTETTEKA